The Apium graveolens cultivar Ventura chromosome 11, ASM990537v1, whole genome shotgun sequence genome has a window encoding:
- the LOC141695664 gene encoding uncharacterized protein LOC141695664, whose product MECTFSEPQPPAPSGVDCKESDLDTGSWTLYVDGSSTVERSGAGLILISLEGFTIQQAITFAFKATNNQAEYEAFIFGLKLEKSLGIMKMIIYSNSRIVVRQTSGEYIAKDPKLAQYQAMVRNILKTIHGITILKINREENSKADELSKLVQNTSDLTSSVYFEELKAPSTERSEVLCIGSPDNWMTPYIAYLRDGMLPEDQNKAEYLKHKAAHFFLKNGQLYRRTFSAPTLKCVDPDEANYCLREVHEGICGDHLAAKALAYKVIRQGYYWPTVHSDCIAYVKKCPQCQKFSNVPRQSPSLPALVLSSIPFSVLGIDIMGPFSREKGDLCYVLVAIDYMTKWAEAKAMRTISQQDCIKFMDSIVMRFGIPIVLVSDNGPQFVGSDFEAYLKELGIKHKRSSVAHPQGNGQIEVINRTILRGLEKRLEESKKTWPNELSKVLWSYRTSPMTGTNVTPFKLAYGTEARIPIETRSPSHRDINFDEISNIEGLKTNLELLDEVRDRAVKKMEEYKEKTKLYFAKKARIREYEQEIWYFGTPRLQTQPTRGSYNPSGKGPIWLSKCSAQEPTS is encoded by the coding sequence ATGGAATGCACCTTCTCCGAGCCACAGCCACCTGCACCCAGCGGGGTTGATTGTAAGGAATCCGACCTGGACACAGGTTCTTGGACACTCTATGTGGACGGATCATCAACGGTCGAGAGGTCCGGGGCTGGCCTCATTCTCATTAGCCTAGAAGGTTTCACCATTCAACAAGCAATAACCTTTGCCTTCAAAGCAACGAACAATCAAGCTGAATATGAGGCATTTATCTTCGGGCTCAAATTAGAAAAATCTCTTGGTATTATGAAGATGATCATCTATAGCAACTCCCGGATTGTAGTCAGGCAAACCAGTGGAGAGTATATTGCGAAAGATCCAAAATTGGCACAGTATCAAGCAATGGTACGAAATATCCTGAAAACCATCCATGGTATCACCATCCTCAAGATAAATAGAGAAGAGAACTCCAAGGCAGATGAGCTATCCAAGCTCGTGCAGAATACTTCGGATCTCACCAGTTCGGTATACTTCGAAGAACTTAAGGCACCCAGCACAGAGCGATCTGAGGTCTTATGCATCGGCAGCCCGGACAACTGGATGACTCCCTACATAGCTTACCTAAGGGACGGAATGCTCCCGGAAGACCAGAACAAGGCCGAATATCTAAAGCACAAGGCTGCTCATTTCTTCCTGAAAAATGGTCAGCTATACAGAAGAACCTTTTCAGCGCCCACCCTGAAGTGTGTAGACCCGGATGAGGCAAACTATTGTCTCCGGGAAGTTCATGAAGGCATCTGCGGAGATCACCTGGCAGCCAAAGCTCTTGCTTACAAAGTTATTAGGCAAGGATATTACTGGCCCACAGTCCACTCCGACTGTATCGCCTATGTTAAGAAATGCCCTCAGTGCCAAAAATTCAGCAATGTTCCCAGACAAAGCCCCAGCCTGCCAGCGTTAGTGTTATCTTCGATCCCATTTTCCGTGTTGGGCATAGATATCATGGGCCCCTTTTCTCGGGAAAAAGGTGACCTCTGCTATGTCCTGGTAGCCATTGATTATATGACAAAGTGGGCAGAAGCTAAGGCCATGAGAACAATCAGTCAACAAGATTGTATCAAATTTATGGATTCAATCGTCATGAGATTCGGGATCCCGATAGTTCTAGTCTCCGACAATGGGCCACAGTTCGTCGGGTCCGACTTTGAAGCGTACTTGAAAGAACTCGGAATCAAGCACAAAAGGTCGTCGGTGGCACATCCTCAAGGAAATGGGCAGATCGAAGTGATTAACAGAACCATACTCCGGGGCCTGGAAAAAAGGTTGGAAGAATCCAAGAAAACTTGGCCAAATGAGCTCTCGAAAGTCCTGTGGTCCTACAGAACATCCCCCATGACGGGAACCAATGTGACCCCCTTCAAGCTTGCCTATGGTACCGAAGCCCGAATACCAATCGAAACCAGGTCCCCCTCCCACAGGGACATCAACTTTGATGAAATCTCAAACATTGAAGGCCTCAAGACCAACCTGGAGCTCCTAGACGAAGTAAGAGATCGGGCTGTAAAAAAGATGGAAGAATATAAAGAAAAGACAAAGCTCTACTTTGCAAAGAAAGCAAGAATCAGAGAGTATGAACAGGAAATTTGGTACTTCGGCACACCGAGGCTTCAGACCCAACCAACCAGGGGAAGTTACAACCCAAGTGGGAAGGGCCCTATATGGTTAAGCAAGTGCTCCGcccaggaacctacaagctaa